A window of Epinephelus lanceolatus isolate andai-2023 chromosome 3, ASM4190304v1, whole genome shotgun sequence genomic DNA:
CCGAACTCGTGTCAGATGTTTGCAGAGCCTCAATATCATCTGCTGCTCAACTCCtccaacatgactgagctaccCACAGTGCCGTGTCAGAATGGATGGGTATATGACAACACCACCTTCAGGTCTACTCTGGCCAcagaggtgaatgtttattccAAACTAATCCAAAAGTGATACAAATCCCAAGTTAGCCATTTGAATgttacttttctttgtctcttgtCTGTTTCCCTCACAGTGGGATCTGGTTTgtgataaaagaagagtgaACAGAGCCACAGCCACTATCTTCTTCATGGGGGTCATGGTTGGAGCAGCAGTGTTTGGCTACTTTAGTGACAGGTGTACATGCCTTTCATTCTTCGACCAGACATTTTTGGGTCTGTGTGGTTAAATTGCACAACTTTAAGAGAAACTTATacattgaaatgtgtttttgctttaGTATGATAACTGTTGTAATAGAGTAAGTTCAACCAAGTTGAAACAGCAAACATGTTGAGGGAAACATAAAGCAGAGCAAATGATGCTTTCTGTTACATAATGAGGAATTGTTGCTACTGAACCATACTGAACGTAccagcaaaatgttcactgacaatgtatttcagttgttttccaccaaattaTGCCATCTTGCAATACAGTATCCACTTGTAGTGACCACATCACTGCCACTTTATTACCTTTTAAATGACACTAAACCAAAATTACGATCCTTCCCTCACTTTAACCAAAGTGCCTTCATTGCCCAAACCTAAGAGAGGAGTCTGGGTGCAAACCTAAGATTCTGGTGCCAAGGTCCTGCATTCTGTATGCCCCCCATCCTCCTTGTGAAGCCTACGTGGTACATGAATGTAGTGTTTCATAACTTAAAAGAAGCATTGTGTCTGAACATAACCCAGGCAGTGATTACACTGCTGAAACATGTTTAAGAAAGCAGTTTTATGACATACAAACATAATTTCTAAGACACAGGGTTGTGCTTTGGTATATCATCTGATGTCTGTTTTTCGCCATTGCCAAATTTTACTAACAACACCTGTATGGAATCAAAAATTGGGTTCAAACATTGAGGCATCAATTATGCATAGGAGAGTGTGGAATACAGCCAGTGCAGCTACACTAGGAGACTTGGTCTGATGAGGACAGACAGTGCACTCCAGGACAGAGAAGCTTAATTTGTCCAGTTTGCTCAAACATAAATGCACCAAAACAGAAGCAAACTTTGTACTTCTTATTTGGAAAGTTCAAAGTTAAAACTCAGCTATCGGCTGACTAAATGTTAATGTACAGAAAGTGTTACTAAGTACAGCTTCACAGGCTATAAAAACCCTTCACCTAACCTGACCCTATGTCTAACCTTTATctcaaacaaaaaatgtaccctTTAACCCAAACCTAACCTGCACATCGACCATCTAATGACTACTTTTAATTCTACACACAGTGGACTCTATGTAAGGAatatatttgtaaaaatgttttgtcacaCCTTTTCCAGTGGGTCcgaactggtgggtcacggtcccaAAGTGTGTcccaggtccattctgaatgggccgcaagtgacttgcaaatgtttcaagtaacactttattttaaaatacggtacatttccagcacagagcttttattttgaagtgccgttttgTGCTGTAGACTGACCAACagttacttgacagagacagcaaactagctcaaccaCATGGCCAAAtccaagtatgacgctgaatatattacaCTGTGGGACCTCGAACTAATGACAAAGGGGACATCTGGACctcatggctggaccagttgagaaccacgGACCTATTGTACAGATTAATCTATAACTATTTTGTCACACAGGTTTGGCCGAAAAATCATGCTTCTGGTGTCATATGTGACAGCTGCCATCTTTGGATTTGCAAGTGCTTTCTCATATAATTTTACCATGTTTGCTGCCATGAGGTTCTTCACTGGACTTGGAATGTCTGGAATAAGTATTATCACCATCGTCCTTTGTGAGTTTAATGTCGTAGCATCTTTTTTTCAATATTaatcttacaaaaaaaaagtaacatacAAATATTTACTGAGATATAGTATAAAATCCATTTCTGTTCAATTAGATTTGTTTTAACGTCGATACAATTTCTCATAAAAAAGTATGATTTGTTGATAAAGTCGTAATGACTCAACCGTAACTATTGCCTAGTGTGTTTTAATGGATTTGATTTATTATCATTGCTCTTTACAGGTATTGAATGGGTGGACATTAAGCATCGAACTGCAGTGGGCGTTCTTATGAGCATGGACTGGAGTGTTTGCACTGCTGTGCTACCTTTGGTGGCCTATTTTGTGAATGACTGGAGGCACCTCACTGCCGTAGCAACCACCCCGCTGTTTCTCGCAATGATTTCCTGGTGGTAAGGATGAAATAATAATTGAGCTCTAGCCATattaagtaattttttttccagttccAAGCTAACCTAACACAAACAAGTCGTGTGAACTTTCAGAATAAAGATCCTTATTCTTATTAACAGCATGACTTTTGGTTTCGATAAGGCACGGGTGCCACTTAGGAGtttatgtgaaaaaaaaaaaaaagtttaaaatctgTGATATTACAAACTGCACTTTGTCACAGGTGGCTCCCCGAGTCTGCCAGATGGCTGATAAGTACTGGAAAGGTCAAGAGGGCTCACTTTTACTTGAGCAAGTGTGCAGAAGCCAACGGCAGAGAGCAGTTCATGGCTGACGTAAAGCCTGAGGTACAAATTTTTACATGATCTGATCTAGTCAGAAATTAATACCTGCTATAACTATGATCAACATTTCCTTTTCACTCTACAGGTTCTGTCCAAAGTAATACTtgtagaaaatgaaaacaggaaATATTCCTACCTGGACCTTGTGAGGACACCCAGAATGAGGAGGCTGACTCTACTTACTGCCATTGTTTGGTATATACCTTGTTTTTGCCTTTAAACAACTGAGATGTTCACCTTTTAAATCTTGGAAAAATGTATTATGTGTACAATGCACTGTCCATATGTGATCGCTCAACCTGGCAGCAACTAACTTTAAAgatgctgacacaccaaaccgacatcaaagaactagaggcaacgaaagccaactgttgcatcatctacgtcgcctcacgtcgccctgcgtcagttgcatttgaacacactacaaagacagTACATTCGacagccaagtagcacgtacgttctgcgtgagaggaaataacgcaaaaagggaaaccggaagtttGAGGAATGAATCTGTGCTTTGGAATGCACAGATTTAGATATAGCACTTATCATGGAAACAGTAAGGTGTCCTGAAATAACAGACCAGGCAGATAGTCTTTGCACAGCAAGACACTGTGTATTGTCCTAGTTAAGTACATTCCAACATCCAGTCCAGTTGTAATGCAACACAAAGTACTGATGCCATGGTTACCCACAGCTTCCTTGCATACTGATTGAGATTACTGGTTTAACATTTGACCATTGAAGAATCCTGTTGCAGACACctgccagccaatcagaaacTAGTGTTTTCTGGGGTAAATGTGTAACTTTTAAGATAAATGAAtttgtcctctgtctctctgtctctctctgttgatAGGTTTGGAGTGGCCTTTACGTATTATGGAATCAGCTTGAATGTCGCTGGATTTGGTCTTAACATTTATCTCACACAGTTCATCTATGGAGCCATTGAACTTCCAGCAAAAGCATTtatctttttctctctgagcAAAACTGGCCGAAGGTTGAATCAAACAGGAACACTTCTTACGACTGGACTGTGTATATTCTGCAACATGTTTGTCCCTAAAGGTAAATGATCACAAAAACTGCCACTGGGGGTCGCCAAAGTTGTGAATAGTGGAATTTTAGACATTGTggctttaaatttaatacaaGGTGGAGTTATAATGTCTTCTCacaactttttcttttcagaTAAGGGGCTGTTTCAGACAGCTGTGGGGGCTTTGGGCAAAATGTTCTCCGAGGCAACTTTTACAACTGTATATCTGTACACATCAGAGCTTTACCCCACAGTAATGAGGTCAGTAAACTGTCTAATATGGAGCTTATATTTTGCACATGAACAAACAGCATATATATCTAGAGGCCTCGGAGTTTACTGTGACATCTTGCTAGCTGGACACATTGATCAGGTCTTTATAAATCAGCCAGTGCACAAGACTTGAGGGAGTCGCAGTTGTATCCTGAAACTGATTTCCCTGATTGCTAcaaatttgttgtattttttgttacatAGGCAAAATGGATTGGGGTTCTGTGCTATCATGGCCCGTTGCGGTGTGTCTGTATCCCCCCTGATCATGCTTCTAGAAGAAGTGTGGGGCCATTTGCCGAGTACTATTTTCTCCCTGGTGGCTGTTGGTGCAGGGCTATCAGCTTATTTTCTACCAGAGACAAAAAACATCCGTCTACCAGAGACTATTGAGGATGTGGAACTAACAAGGTACTGGGCCTTAATT
This region includes:
- the LOC117255709 gene encoding solute carrier family 22 member 7-like — protein: MKFENVLAELNGFGRFQLKTILLMVIPRMTLPFNFLLNNFIAAIPSHHCDISSLDDGGLFRNLSQAERLLVSVPLQEDGTPNSCQMFAEPQYHLLLNSSNMTELPTVPCQNGWVYDNTTFRSTLATEWDLVCDKRRVNRATATIFFMGVMVGAAVFGYFSDRFGRKIMLLVSYVTAAIFGFASAFSYNFTMFAAMRFFTGLGMSGISIITIVLCIEWVDIKHRTAVGVLMSMDWSVCTAVLPLVAYFVNDWRHLTAVATTPLFLAMISWWWLPESARWLISTGKVKRAHFYLSKCAEANGREQFMADVKPEVLSKVILVENENRKYSYLDLVRTPRMRRLTLLTAIVWFGVAFTYYGISLNVAGFGLNIYLTQFIYGAIELPAKAFIFFSLSKTGRRLNQTGTLLTTGLCIFCNMFVPKDKGLFQTAVGALGKMFSEATFTTVYLYTSELYPTVMRQNGLGFCAIMARCGVSVSPLIMLLEEVWGHLPSTIFSLVAVGAGLSAYFLPETKNIRLPETIEDVELTRRRSICTSDEKAQL